agctctggaggatctggcagctctaaaggatctggcagctctgacAGTGacagaggatctggcagctctaaAGGATCTGGCAGCTCAGATAGTGACAGAaaatctggcagctctggtggtggTGGCAGCTCTAGCAGTAACAGCTCTGGTGGTGGGAGTAGCTCTGGCAACTCAGGTGGTGGAGCCCATTCTTGTGGCTCAGGTAATGGTGATTCAGGAACAGGAAATGGCAGAAACTGTGACACGGCAAGACTCAGAACAGGAAATCATCTTCTAAACCAATGGTAGATCTTGTTAGCTGGTAAACTAACTGCGGCCATTTTGTGAGCGGACGGACTAAAGGCAACCATCTTGCGAGCTGAAGGACTGAGGGTGGCCATTTTGTGCCGTAACTGTGTGgtggtgaactgatgaactgGAGACAGGAGTATAGGTGATGCCAGCATAACAGTGGTGTGAGCAGCAAGCCCCGTTGCCAGTGGGTCTTGCCGCCCTTTGAAgccaggcagcagacaggaattgGATTTtaatcactttccaacacaacctataatcaaccaaatatcaacataatttgacgttgttattggatgcTGGCTCGTCAGTGAATTTTGGTCACtcaacatcacaacctaaatctaacctaatattaacatcttatggcgTGCCTGCTGCGCGTTTTGTGCTGCAATTGCCTGAAATTGTCACAACATGGCATACTTTCTTTTTCAAGATCTGTCTCAAATGGATGTCTTCTTTGGCAAAAGTATGGTTACATGTAACCCAAAACTTCCattcaaaaaaatgtatgaaatctCTCCTGATTTAAAGAGAAGGAAGTGAAGCCTTATTAAATATGCACCTCGTGATTCAGATTCTTTACTTGATGGATTCCTTCAGCATCTTAAGTTAAACTGGAGATCGTGTCAGCATGAGCTCTGAACAGTTTTTCTCCTTGTTCTTAAGAAGATGCAGTAAAGTGACCTCGACGCAAAGCACACCTGCCAAAGCATCCACATCATCCTCAGCGTTTTGCATGCCAAACCAAAAAGACCAAACAAAAAACTCAATTTCAGGGTAAGTATGGCGTGCAATTGTGACTtcgagcatttaaaaaaaattgacaattttCAGATATTCGTTACCATGAATTATTTACCAGCATCATCAAACAAGTGAAGACTCCTCCTGAAAATGCGATGCCAGTTGATAGCTCCTCTGTTGAAAGCCTACAAGtaagtttgtttttaattgaattgGAATATTAACTTTTCTCTAAGATTTACGGTTGTCTCATCTCTACTCCAAAATTCAGGTGTGTCAGAAACATCAGTGCTGTAATTCAGAAGAAGTGTTTTCTCCTGAGAACAACCTGAATACTGGGCCTTCATCTGAAGAGCATGACACCACAGGACAGAACAAAAGAGGTATATTGTTATTTCAGTGTTATCAAGTGAGGATACTCTATTTCTATTCAATACAGTGTAAGCATGTGCAATATTTGACCAGTGTCTTCATGCTGAATTTATACTTTGGTGTCCAGTGACTGCTGAACCCCACAGCGCATCCCCTACACATAGCCATTGCATTGCCATTGTgagaatatatacagtacatttgtgTTCTGCCCATGCTACCTTTTCCAAAACACCAGTTGGCGGCAGTTTCTGTGTTTCATGTGTTCACATTAAAATGCGCAGCCGTCATTTTTAGATTTATCCACTCTGGCACCCAGTTTTTCAAAAAATATCCGTTTAAATCTatcaataaaatatcaataaatgccAATTCCATCTGGACATTAATTACTTGTTCACTTGTTCAACAGATGTTGATGATATCAGGTTGCTGTCAAGCAAAGCAGAGCCAGATTTGTCATCTTTCAAATCACCAAAGAAGGTTTATTTTACATCACTTTGTTCATACAGCAATCAATTACATTACAAAAGTTACAAAACAGTTCAATATTGCCTTCCCACAGGATTAATATAACAATATCAGCTGCATTTCTCTTATTTTGAAATTTAAGGCAGTGATTTTCAACCTGTGAAAACCAGGGAGCAGTGATGGTATTGTCATGGGGCGGGGGTGGATGAAAGTGGGGGTAGGGGGTATTCTGCGTTCACTATTCAATTGGTAACAACAggttaaaaatgtaaagcatatTTTTGCTGAATACATGTCTACAGGTCCAGTGCTCAAGTTCTCTGTCTGTATTGACTCATTTGACTAACCTACTGTATGAAAAAATCAGCATTTTCAGAACGTGATCCATCTGGGAAAAGATTTGATAAGTAAATTTGGAGCTAGCCTATTTATGTGTTAGGATGCAGGAGTTTGTGGGTTGCTTAAAACCCACATAAAAGATTGCTTCAGTCTGCAGCACTCCAGCAAAATAgatatttcaaaatacattttcaaacacAAAGTAAATTGGTATTTATCTAACTCACAGAACCAACAAAGGTACATTTTATGGCCCTTTAACTTGGGAAGCAAGTGATGAACAACTACATTTGGGCTAATCCCCGAACGTCTGGGCCCTGGTTGGAACTAATGTTTCCTATCCCCatcatattataattttttgtgctGGTAGACCTTCTGTTGgctaaaagctgatttatacttctgcatcgagttaTTACCATGACCCACGGCGCTTGCCTTGCGCGTAgacgtgcatttatacttctgcgtgctgtttgtgttgctctgcattaacacttccgaaacgctaggtGGCAGTAGGTTTTAAGTTCGTCTGTGTTAAGTTTTtttgtgggtgtttttttttttttttgagcgctacaagtagctaaaactcgctcatttagaGGCAGGAATCGGCGGATGTGCAACAtctttaaccataaggtaaacacaaaacaaaagtttccatttagagctccttcacgggactcgacacttgtaaacacttgctccaacagTCTCACAGCCCTCATCACTGCCCACACTCGTCAATGATACCAAGccggccaatcacagagcttgcaataTTCAtcattgcgacatgtagttaaattttttgagaggttcgCGTCAGCGTCGGCATCAGCCATGGCGAGGGGTATCCGACAGAGCGAAGGCTGCACTGATGCATATGCGTGCATTTGACACAGAAGTATGAAGGccggtttatacttctgcgtcgagtgatcagtGTGACCCACAGTGTATTCTTTGCATggtgccgtgcatttatacttctgcgtgctgtttgtgttgctctgcagtaacacttctgaaacactagctggcagttggtttttatgttcctctgtgtctagctttttcactggtgttttgtttttttctgaatgctaccttaatgtgcaagtggctcaaatccattttgaggcaggaactggcagacgtgcaacaactttttcataaggtgaacacaaaacaaaagtttccatctggagctccttctgTAGGGACTTGACAATTGTAAACACTCGGTCTAACCGGTTCACGCAACTCTTTgtcccgcccacacttgtcagtgctaccaagccgaccaatcacagagcttgcactacgtgtCTATGCAACCACGCGAAGGTTGCACCAGagcatatgcgtgcgcttgatgcagaagtataaatctgcCTTTAGCCCTCATGCGTCAATGAGCCTTTGGTGCAATAAGGGATACCTTTTTTGCAGAGGGGGACCCCCAGAACTGATAATGCAATCTTAACCAAGAAGGCCCAGAGCAGAAACTTGTGCACAGGGCCTTTTCAAATACACTCTGACCCAGTCCCCTTGACATAACATCTTGGCCCTTATTACTCAagatctttcattcattaattttcctttagcttagggAGCACTCCCACTAGGCTATCCAAACAATAGACGGGCTTGTTTCCCAGTTCGTTTAACAGTGTCAGTGCTTCGAATCAGGCCCAGGCACGATTCAGTTGGCCGGctctggcccggttggaagaggtgtggcAAAACGCTTGTAGTTTGAGTGCAGGCTGTCAGGGGACAGGGGAGGGGAAACCAGCTTCtttcaggggtttccacagcagattgaaccaaCACTCAAGATCTTTATTCCTGTCTATTGCTTCTGCACCAAACTTGCTATTTAATAGTTTACTATCTatcgttctgaatgattttttaGATGATCAGTGTTATACACTTCACCTGTGAGTGGTCATAATGTTTTGGCTCATTATGCATGTTCTAAATAACCTATTTATGTAGTAATTATTTCAAGCACATAAAGTTCACACATAGGTATTTGGTTAATtccacatgtttgtttgtttgttttgttatactCTGATTGTAATTGATGCCCATTTTGAACTGCATGGTGTAGATTTGTACctattttgaaaaactgaaccttttttTCAATCAGGAGACGCTTATGTATCTGCTCACCTAAAGATGAAACACTCGCTGTGAGAAATGGCAAAAGGCTGAGAAAAAGGTTGGCTAAATCAAAACATTTCTGAATTCAAAAATAGTAGTGCATGTTAAAGTAAAAGTCCTTCAACAATACCCAAATGCAAAATATCTCACTTAACAACCTTGCAACCTAACTAGTGTTTGCTCACATTTTAGTGACTTCAGATTGCCTGATGACCACAAAGAGCCTGATATCAGCTCAAGTGAGGAGGAGAGATGGAACAGCGTAAGTTAGATCTGCATTTAGCCCTACTATTTACATTAAATGAACATGATTGTCAAAAATGACTGCAACTCTTTTTGAATTTCTAGCAATGTAATTGTGGGGCGATTGAAAGGAAGCCACAGGTCCTTCTGTCTTTTGAACCAGAGCATATGAAGGGGAAGAGGTTTTTGTATGATGCTCGTGATACACTTGATGGAAGATCCAATAAGAAGAACGTCATCACTAAAATCTTTGGTCTACCATTTGAAGTGCACACGTCTTGGCAAGGGTGTGCTGTTCAGAAAATTGAAAACATTCCTGACCAGAGCACAGATGTCTTGGACTTAAGCAAAAGTGCAGCAATAAGAACTAGCAGTTTTTCCCACTATGCCAAAATAATTGCTTTTCTTGTTAGATTTTGGCAAAAACAGGAAAAGCAGGATAGGCAAGATATCATCTTTTCAGTTGGAAGATTCTCCGTACGGCTGCAAGCAAGTGATCTGTACTGTTGCCCAATCAAAAAAGACGACGAAGATTTAAATCTTCAGGACAAAAAGCTATCTTATGCAACACTCAGTCCATCAGAAAAATTAGCTAAAAAATATTCGGACACTATTTGGAACTACATGGTGGGCAACCATGACAAAGTGAATTCTCTTGTACAAACCCCTCAGGATGCCATTGCAGTATGTGCTGTTCTGTTCTCGGAAGTCATCAGGTATCCTAACATGCTTTTCCACAACATCCTCATGATGCTGTATTACAAGTCATGGGATGATTTTTATGACCATCATCCCATGGTAAGAGGAGGATCATGGAAACATCAGAACAATGACGTCCCAGAAAAGGTTAAAAGAATCGAAAAAGACAACCTTTTATTTTTTGCCAAGGAAATGATGCTCCGTGGAATGAACAAAAGCGCTCTATTCcaagtttctgtttaatgcatataaaatgtaaaattatgtaaCATAAATTTAAGGAGGCTCTTTTAAAGAGAGGCTTCATGGGTATGggagctgaacacgcagcaaCCCTTGAAGTTTCACCTAAAGAGAgactttataataatattatgatatttataataataataatggtatttttatattgcattgtttttactatgggcgacgtggtggcgcagtaggtagtgctgtcgcctcacagcaaatagggtttgagcctcggctgggtcagttggcgtttctttgtggagtttgccaccgttttctccgggtgctccggtttccccctcaagtccaaagacatgcggtacaggtgaattgggtaagctaaattgtcattagtgtatgtgtgtaaatgtttcccagagatgggttgcggctgatagggcatccgctgcgtaaaacatatgctggataagttggcggttcattccactgtggcgaccccagattaataaagggacatagccaaaaatagaatgaatgaatgattttactatttgtattgtatttgtatatatatatatatatatatttatttatttattttatataatatttatatataatatttataatagtatttatataattttgtattaaataagtttttatatttaaataaattttatttattgactaTACTGAGTGTCATTTTGTGAGTTGTCACTGGAAAGCATGAGAGGAATGATAACATTTTGATATGAAAAATGCAATGTGTTGTCATGATTGTTAATTAAACAGTTGGGTAACACATTtgggtcacaattcacagtattaactaATCATTAAATATCACTACTAGctttaaaaaaagctaataattagctgtttattagttaGTATGGTAGAAACTGGAtatgattagggatgcagaataagatcatactttataactactaatgaacagttaatttcttaaagggcacctatggtgaaaaatctacttttcaagctgtttggacagacatatgtgcatgtatggtgtatagaccgtcatattggggtgatgtaaacacacccagtccttttttttcaatttaacaacataaaaacggtggaccaattggagcggttttcagacctaCCGCAACTttgcgtaggagtgcggtccccccgcccaccaatattgattgacagctgtgcgtattaacatgtcccggtagtcacgtgtataatcatatcaacaagaccagacgtgcgcaaagcaaccgggaaaaaaagctctgttcagttcgctacgaacatcaatcatcatcaaatgtgatcaagagtgagtttcacatgtttaaaatgttttaaaacagtgcacgtgtgtaatgaattacaaagATTTACTTctgatttacttcatcagcacagccgcgtgttaGAACAATTATAACAGAAGACgtttcagtcccggtttgtggacgttaaatcaggtttcttttgtatattaacataacagatatccatacagcaatgaggattaacctgtatcctgtcacatttgcgtgcaaacagagtgcaaagctaaacgggcgctctgtctgtctctgtgtgtgtgtgtctgctgcagtgtgtgtgcgtgcgtgaactttgtgtgactcatctatgcaactgcacaacaaatactcattggtaaaattcttactgtagtatttctcacaaacgctacgtgagatctgcttcctttaagtctgtctgttgtctgacgcagccgagggaggagattaaggcacgcacaaaggcacgtagaaacggtgggcggggaggactagccttaaaggcgcagtacgacaaaacagccccctagtgcaaaaatgtctaaaatataatcttgcaaaaggtataataaaaaatctgatgggtgttttgagctgaaactttacagaaacattctggagacgcaaaacacttatattaaatctgaaaaaagggctaacctaggtgcccgtTAATAATAAGCTGGTAAAGAGCCAGTAGTTactagcatgaattgtgacctaaactaaagtgttactgatatttgttatcatgtgtatggatgtttccaagtgatggattgcagctggaaggccagctgctgcgtaaaacatatgttggaaaagtttgcggttcattccgctgtggcgaccccagattaatgaagggactaagccgaaaagaaaatcaatgaatgaatgaatgaatgaatattgatatATCGTGAAATCTGTATGAACTATGGAGGAAAAAAGTATCAGTACAttgtttttcaactttttttggtAATTCTTTCTTACCTACATAAGGATACTGATAAGCATACATTTACAGTTCTTGCATCTTTCATTAGGATGAAAATAAACTTCCAAAAAGTTCAAGACCTCTGAAATAGTGTTGTGATCACACATTGCAAGGTTATTTCTGTTACATGGATGCATAAATGCCACATTTGCATTACAGAATAAAAGACTTCTCCCTGCAGTAGAGGATGGAAAAATGGATCAAACATGAAATCAATAAACAAACGCCTCTGCAATATATTGATATTCATGTACTTCAAGCCATTTAATGagaataaagtattttaataagCATATTTATAATGTAAAGATCATGTTTACAACGCTGTGTTTGCTTGTTAGACAGGTGTCAGCCTCGGAGGTCAACCAGGTACTGGTgctgaagtatttatttttaagataacTCAATGCATAAATGATTAAAGTGAATGCACTAAAGTCTGTGTAAACTTAGGTTTTCAGCTACTCTTTTTGTCAGCGATCCTGTGTTTTTTAGCAAAATGAAAAATTTTTCGCATccttatattgttttaaatatttcccaattgagaGAAAGTTGaggtctgaaaaagcatacacagcggcctctggtggattcatgaaaacaaaaactgcaaaaaaaacatagctcctgggacgtatttgccgctccccagaaatgtatataggactacgttttcagaatgagcctgggttgaaaaaatatctagtaaaatattatttactgtcatcatggatcaaggataaaataaattatttagacAAGATTAttagaaaatagttattaaaactattgtattaagaaatgtgttgaaaaaaatcctatTTTCATTAGACAtgaattggggaataaaatatacagggggggtaataattctgacttcaactgtatataaatatatatacacacacattggtCAACATTTGaggtggatcaaaaaagttttagtttaagCACAATGTTTATGAAAGCTTTTAATGTTGAAACACACCTCATCTAATTGTATCAAAGCCTTTCGTCAATGTTGTCCTAAAATTGCAACAcccatttttgtctttttttattttgaaaaacttttttgatccacttatACCCACGGTTTTACTCCAAATACCATTGTAGTGCACTAAACTATGGTTGATTTGTGGTTCCCATTGTTTAActacaataaacatttatttatattatttatgtagaAAACCATAATAGATTTTGACAACTGTTAATTATGACAATACATTTACAGTTATATTAATGaacacctatgataaaaatcaacttttgtaagctgtttggacagaactgtgtgtatgtacagatgaagtcagaattattagccccctttaaatttattattatttttttttatatttcccaaatggtttaacagagcaaggaaattttcacagtatgtctgataaaattttctcttctggagaaagtcttttttgttttatatcagctagaataaaagcagtttttaatttattaaacaccattttaaagacaaaattattagcccctttaagctatatttttttccgatagtctacagaacaaaccattgtcatacaataacttacctaattaccctaacctgcctagttaacctaattaacctacttacgcctttaaatgtcactttaagctgtatagaagtgtcttgaaaaatatctagccaaatattatttactgtcatcatggcaaagataaaataaatcagttattagagatgtgttattaaaactattatgtttagaaatgtgtagaaaaaaaatcttctctccgttaaacagaaattgggggcaaaaataaactggggggctaataattctgacttcaactgtacagtgtgtccacagtcatattggagtgatagaaacacaataagtctctttttttatttactgacgttaaaaataggacccaaatcccagtgatttggtgacgtaggagtgcagttttccccacccaccaaactgattgacaggtgccatgtttcaataataacatatatacacagaacatgtacattttttgcaaagaacATGTTACAAGTCTCTCTGATTAGCAACACTCTATAAttagttttataagttttaaacgtttttaaaacagagtatgtttgtaataaagacagtaaaatcgctgtgtaattcttaaccgctattaTCAATATTGCCaaatggtgtcagtaaatgccaATACAGTATGTGTCCGtgtgcaaacagcatttgtgtgtgactgatAATTTACTGATagtttacttggtatttttgactagtgaccttatttcagcttcatacgtgtctgtctctatcactgacggctgtttatctgatcAAATGCATGAGATGCAGACAAGCACGTCGgagcggtgggtggggaaaaGCAGCTCGTTTGGATTTAAAACcataggctacaaaaacagccacACTGTAGTGAGACACCAAAAATGGGCAGGTTcaatattacataataaataatctgatgggtatattgagctgaaactttacagacacattctggagacaccaaaggcttacaTCTTTACTGTAAACcctaacagtcaactttatcaaggagtgtagttaactcaaaatttactgaaagttaattctcatttgaaaagagttttaaactcagtgttgaaagtaatgagttaattaaataccccattacttcaacttaaatgaagtaagttcagtcctcatatagattagtttttgaactcaaatggtttgttgcaattggtttcctcaaacggtttgagttgccttaactttttgggttttacaatgttgtaaaagtggtaaaataggtgacctttaaacaaggcaccccccccccccccataaaatCCTAAAATAAACCAGTCCATCATAGAAAACTCTTTAGAAAccttgaattaattaattaatttatttaatgtttggatCAGTATCAGAGTTTTGGATGAACAGCCATTAAATAAAGAGACAGTAACTGCTCACATTCAgttgtaaactattaaaaaatatatgtatttctgTTTCAAATATGAACACATTTTTCACGGGTTTGGAATGCCTTTAAGAATGAAAATTTTCATTTACAATTTGGGGTTTAAATACAACACAGTTTCTTGATGCTCACCCCAGGTCAACCGGTGGATTAGTCTCCTTGTAAGCCTCAGTTTTGGAAGTGTCAGCAGGACAGCATGTTCTGCATCTAACAATGTGCATCTTCTCTTTGAGACCATTGACACATGCTTTGATGGCACTGCGAACCGCAGCCGAGGAAAAGTAAAAAATGATGGGGTCCAAACAGGCATTCAGAGTGCTGAATAGCAGAGCAAAGTGTCGCCAACCTTCGCTATTCTGATGGATGAAACCAACCACGTGCGAGATGTTA
This DNA window, taken from Danio aesculapii chromosome 19, fDanAes4.1, whole genome shotgun sequence, encodes the following:
- the si:dkey-211g8.8 gene encoding uncharacterized protein si:dkey-211g8.8 — translated: MKGKRFLYDARDTLDGRSNKKNVITKIFGLPFEVHTSWQGCAVQKIENIPDQSTDVLDLSKSAAIRTSSFSHYAKIIAFLVRFWQKQEKQDRQDIIFSVGRFSVRLQASDLYCCPIKKDDEDLNLQDKKLSYATLSPSEKLAKKYSDTIWNYMVGNHDKVNSLVQTPQDAIAVCAVLFSEVIRYPNMLFHNILMMLYYKSWDDFYDHHPMVRGGSWKHQNNDVPEKVKRIEKDNLLFFAKEMMLRGMNKSALFQVSV